One genomic region from Magallana gigas chromosome 3, xbMagGiga1.1, whole genome shotgun sequence encodes:
- the LOC105341625 gene encoding zinc finger protein SNAI1 → MPKCLLHSVRNYKSRKYSRHSEFDPNVMTTRSGLAIRKVSVTPMFAGAAKYSYMEETVARRQKPNYKTPSTQKRKSMNHLPFVTRFYLGLKIPDLDLCGNDSKDFDSRDDDTTQTSTSPTSKPGSDRLLLGDSDDEVFDSSTDDEFCDSIIAKSRDYEYQRMELEETETKTEAPRNIADALPNLKPVIKIPDTTHSVHETLVESLADSLENFRYPSPTQSVTAGISELSLSGPVTIMSTNPTPTFTAFTTPTVTTIRSGVIFQAKPAFTDLPPFKCEVCEKEFYVSANYTTHLRTHDAQTKNKCDVCGKVFTRSWLLKGHMRTHTGERPFVCPHKDCDKAFADKSNLRSHMLIHSVTSKNFSCQKCGRSFAQKRYLHKHLLEVCRVIQ, encoded by the exons ATGCCAAAATGTTTATTGCATTCAGTTCGAAACTACAAGTCTCGAAAGTACTCGAGACATTCAG aGTTCGACCCGAATGTAATGACTACTCGATCTGGCCTGGCTATAAGGAAGGTCTCGGTCACCCCAATGTTCGCCGGCGCCGCGAAGTACAGCTACATGGAAGAGACGGTCGCACGACGCCAGAAACCTAACTACAAGACGCCCTCTACACAGAAACGCAAATCTATGAACCATCTCCCGTTTGTCACTAGATTTTACCTTGGATTAAAGATTCCGGACTTGGATCTCTGCGGAAACGATTCCAAAGATTTCGATTCTAGAGATGACGACACTACGCAGACATCTACAAGTCCTACAAGCAAACCGGGATCCGATCGCCTGCTTCTAGGGGACAGTGACGATGAAGTTTTCGATTCCAGCACAGACGATGAATTTTGTGACAGTATTATTGCTAAGAGTCGAGACTACGAATACCAGAGGATGGAGCTGGAAGAgactgaaacaaaaacagagGCGCCCAGAAATATTGCTGATGCATTACCGAACCTAAAGCCAGTAATAAAGATTCCGGATACCACGCACAGTGTCCACGAAACGTTAGTGGAGAGTTTGGCCGATAGTCTGGAGAATTTTAGATACCCGTCTCCAACTCAGTCCGTGACCGCGGGGATATCTGAGCTGAGTCTGTCTGGTCCTGTCACAATCATGTCGACAAACCCCACGCCAACCTTTACAGCCTTCACTACCCCGACCGTCACCACTATACGGTCAGGGGTCATCTTTCAGGCCAAACCCGCGTTTACTGATTTACCGCCTTTTAAGTGTGAAGTGTGCGAGAAGGAATTCTACGTTTCAGCAAACTACACCACTCACCTTCGAACTCACGACGCCCAGACAAAGAACAAATGTGACGTCTGTGGAAAAGTGTTCACGCGCTCCTGGCTACTTAAAGGCCACATGCGTACGCATACCGGGGAACGTCCGTTTGTCTGCCCGCATAAAGATTGCGACAAAGCATTCGCAGACAAAAGTAACCTGCGGTCACACATGCTTATTCACTCTGTCACAAGCAAAAACTTCTCTTGTCAGAAATGTGGTCGCTCCTTTGCCCAGAAAAGATATCTGCATAAGCATTTACTGGAGGTGTGTCGGGTAATTCAGTGA